Proteins from a single region of Pirellulales bacterium:
- the cyoE gene encoding heme o synthase, translated as MNTSTLTSSAVATEAAAPVLDIESPHASTSWARVADYIELTKPRIALLVLITVAVGAAVAQGGMPPAAVLFNVLLGTALVAASASALNQWIERASDARMQRTAERPLPAGRLAERDVIRFAVITALGGVGYLTLTVGPLTALFGLATWFTYAWIYTPLKSRTSLNTMVGAIAGALPIIMGWTSVGAPLNVGAWTLFVIVYLWQFPHFMAIAWLYRRQYEAAGMQMLTVVDPSGRAAGLQAVVAACVLFPVSLLPAAMRLAGLGYLAGSVVLGLVYLLLSVRFMRRLDEASARSLLRFSVLYLPMLMGMLMAAPLAWNAE; from the coding sequence ATGAACACTTCGACGCTGACCTCCTCGGCCGTGGCCACCGAAGCCGCGGCGCCTGTCCTCGACATCGAATCGCCGCACGCAAGCACATCCTGGGCGCGTGTGGCTGACTATATCGAGCTGACCAAGCCGCGCATCGCGCTGTTGGTGCTGATCACGGTCGCCGTGGGTGCGGCCGTGGCGCAAGGCGGTATGCCGCCGGCCGCCGTATTGTTCAACGTCCTGCTGGGTACGGCGCTCGTCGCTGCCAGCGCCAGCGCGCTCAACCAATGGATCGAACGGGCCAGCGATGCCCGCATGCAGCGCACGGCTGAGCGTCCTTTGCCGGCCGGTCGGTTGGCCGAGCGCGATGTGATCCGCTTCGCCGTGATCACGGCACTGGGCGGCGTGGGCTATCTGACGCTCACGGTCGGACCGCTGACGGCCTTGTTTGGCCTGGCCACCTGGTTCACGTATGCCTGGATCTACACGCCGCTCAAGAGCCGCACCTCGCTGAACACGATGGTCGGCGCGATCGCAGGAGCGTTGCCGATCATCATGGGCTGGACGAGCGTCGGCGCTCCGCTGAACGTCGGTGCATGGACGTTATTTGTGATCGTCTATCTTTGGCAGTTCCCGCACTTCATGGCCATCGCCTGGCTCTATCGGCGCCAATACGAGGCGGCCGGCATGCAAATGCTCACCGTGGTCGACCCCAGCGGACGCGCCGCCGGCCTGCAAGCGGTCGTCGCGGCGTGCGTGTTGTTTCCGGTGAGCCTGCTACCGGCGGCGATGCGGCTGGCGGGCCTGGGCTACCTGGCCGGCAGCGTGGTGCTGGGTCTCGTGTACCTCCTCTTGTCGGTGCGCTTCATGCGCCGGCTCGACGAAGCATCGGCGCGCAGCCTGTTGCGCTTCTCGGTGCTCTACCTGCCGATGTTGATGGGCATGTTGATGGCCGCGCCCCTGGCGTGGAACGCGGAGTGA
- a CDS encoding ABC transporter ATP-binding protein produces MERGVNAPAPAVEIDGVSHRYGERLALDRVSLRIAAGELFTLVGPNGGGKSTLFRLAATLIAPQSGTIRIQGFDVRSAALEVRRQIGVVFQSPSLDRHLTVDENLRHQGRLYGLRGYTLADRCDELLARLALADRRHELTGKLSGGLRRRVELAKGLLHRPTVLLLDEPSTGLDPAARGELWQYLSGLRRDEGVTVVATTHLLEEAERADRVAILDSGRLVALDAPGRLRAELGGDYLSIEADQPERLATALRERFGWHVQTVDHRLRIQVSDAQSAMTQILAEYRGQLRSLTLARPTLEDVFIARTGRRFEADREEAA; encoded by the coding sequence GTGGAACGCGGAGTGAATGCCCCGGCACCCGCGGTCGAAATCGACGGCGTCTCGCATCGCTACGGCGAGCGGCTGGCGCTCGATCGTGTCAGCCTGCGAATTGCCGCCGGCGAGCTGTTCACGCTTGTCGGCCCCAACGGCGGCGGCAAGTCGACGCTGTTCCGCCTTGCCGCGACGTTGATTGCGCCGCAATCCGGCACGATCCGGATTCAGGGGTTCGACGTGCGCAGCGCCGCGCTCGAGGTGCGCCGCCAGATCGGCGTGGTGTTTCAATCGCCGAGTCTCGACCGGCATCTGACGGTCGACGAAAACCTGCGCCACCAAGGCCGCCTCTACGGCCTGCGCGGCTACACGCTGGCCGATCGCTGCGACGAGCTGCTTGCGCGGCTGGCCCTGGCCGATCGCCGCCACGAACTGACTGGCAAGCTCTCGGGCGGGCTGCGCCGGCGGGTGGAGCTGGCCAAGGGGCTGCTACATCGGCCCACGGTCCTGTTGCTCGACGAGCCCTCGACCGGACTCGATCCGGCGGCACGCGGCGAGCTGTGGCAATACCTGTCCGGCCTGCGCCGCGACGAGGGCGTGACCGTCGTCGCCACGACGCACCTGCTCGAAGAGGCCGAACGCGCCGACCGCGTGGCGATTCTCGACAGCGGCCGACTGGTGGCGCTCGACGCGCCGGGCCGGTTGCGGGCCGAATTGGGTGGCGACTACCTGTCGATCGAGGCCGACCAGCCCGAGCGATTGGCCACGGCCCTGCGCGAGCGGTTCGGCTGGCACGTGCAAACGGTCGATCACCGGCTGCGTATTCAGGTGTCGGACGCGCAGTCGGCCATGACACAGATTCTGGCCGAGTACCGCGGCCAACTGCGTTCGCTCACGCTCGCGCGGCCCACGTTGGAAGACGTCTTCATCGCCCGCACCGGCCGGCGTTTCGAGGCCGACCGCGAGGAGGCGGCATGA
- a CDS encoding ABC transporter permease, whose amino-acid sequence MSTPVASLPATTGRRAKTPVWPAIATLAGRELLRFVRQRSRVFGAVAQPALFWALFGAGLGPSFRLPGVAANVAYAEYFFPGVVVLVLLFTAIFTTISIIEDRREGFLQGVLVAPIPRWTMVFGKLAGGALLATGEGLAMLCLAPLAGFSPSLFAVLGAVLLLAVLALALTALGFAIAWQMESTQGFHAVMNLFLMPLWLLSGAFFPAASGPLAWIVRLNPLTYGVGGLRRLLYDGATDRIGADVPALATCWIVSLGLAAGLFVLAWLVAGRRTSGDLV is encoded by the coding sequence ATGAGCACGCCGGTTGCCAGCCTGCCTGCGACGACCGGGCGCCGGGCGAAGACGCCCGTCTGGCCGGCGATTGCCACACTGGCCGGGCGCGAGCTGCTGCGTTTCGTCCGACAGCGCAGCCGCGTGTTCGGCGCTGTCGCACAACCAGCCCTGTTCTGGGCGTTGTTCGGCGCGGGGCTCGGGCCATCGTTTCGCCTGCCGGGGGTGGCGGCGAACGTTGCGTATGCCGAGTATTTCTTTCCCGGCGTGGTCGTGCTGGTGCTGTTGTTCACGGCCATCTTTACGACCATCTCGATCATCGAGGACCGTCGCGAAGGATTCTTGCAGGGAGTTCTCGTAGCCCCGATTCCGCGCTGGACGATGGTCTTCGGCAAGCTGGCTGGCGGCGCCTTGCTGGCCACGGGCGAGGGCCTGGCGATGCTCTGCCTGGCACCGCTGGCTGGTTTTTCGCCGTCGCTTTTCGCGGTGCTGGGCGCCGTGCTCTTGCTGGCGGTGTTGGCGCTGGCGCTGACCGCGTTGGGCTTCGCGATCGCCTGGCAGATGGAATCGACTCAGGGCTTTCACGCCGTGATGAACTTGTTCTTGATGCCGCTGTGGCTGCTATCGGGCGCCTTCTTTCCCGCGGCCTCGGGTCCGTTGGCCTGGATCGTCCGGCTCAATCCGTTGACCTACGGCGTCGGCGGCTTGCGGCGTTTGCTTTACGATGGCGCCACCGATCGGATCGGCGCCGATGTGCCCGCGCTGGCAACTTGTTGGATCGTTTCGCTCGGGCTGGCCGCGGGACTGTTCGTGTTGGCCTGGTTGGTTGCCGGGCGGCGCACCTCGGGAGATCTCGTATGA